A window of Ruminococcus champanellensis 18P13 = JCM 17042 contains these coding sequences:
- a CDS encoding polysaccharide biosynthesis protein: MKKLIQKFRYRKMILAVADAFIVAISALLANFLLSNWGKGLGVSDLRISMAVSVCCCGACLMLAGAYNKLWRYFNVKDYLSCVYGVVAGVTAACLLVYIIRGDVPVIYAVLHGGIIVIGICLFRYIFKQTFIELTACGKVEAVYKRTMIIGAGEATDMLIREIFNTRESRAVNDASYDPVCIIDDDTAKIGTAVQGVPVVGTTDELLKYTEQMQIQQIIFSIPSCLDDERQRILDICAKANLPVKVMPFISELIFEENTLLGQMHDIKVEDLLGREPIKFDNQDIRAFISGKVCMVTGGGGSIGSELVRQIAKYDPKQIIIVDIYENNAYDIQQELKMEYGDGLDLVTLIASVRDYFRMNQIMDRYKPEIVFHAAAHKHVPLMEVSPMEAIKNNVVGTFNVASLAQFHNVQKFVMISTDKAVNPTNVMGASKRCCEMIIQYLSQEKDGVTEFVTTRFGNVLGSNGSVIPLFKREIEQGKPVTVTHPDIIRYFMTIPEAVSLVMEAAAIAHGGEIFVLDMGKPVRIVALAENLIRMYGKQPYTDIPIVFTGLRPGEKIKEELLMDEEGLQKTQNKLIFIGRQIEINDTTFIQALRRLRDAALKNDEATAVWALHEMVPTFTTPEEFNKKVLMMA, encoded by the coding sequence TTGAAAAAATTGATTCAGAAGTTCCGGTACCGGAAAATGATTCTGGCAGTTGCGGATGCATTTATCGTAGCCATTTCTGCACTGCTTGCAAACTTTTTGCTGTCCAATTGGGGGAAGGGGCTTGGTGTATCCGACCTGCGGATCTCCATGGCGGTCAGTGTGTGCTGCTGTGGTGCCTGCCTGATGCTTGCAGGGGCATACAACAAACTGTGGCGATATTTTAATGTAAAGGACTATCTCTCCTGTGTATATGGGGTTGTAGCGGGGGTCACTGCCGCCTGTCTGTTGGTGTACATCATCCGGGGGGATGTGCCGGTGATCTATGCAGTGCTGCATGGAGGCATCATTGTGATCGGCATCTGTCTGTTCCGGTACATCTTCAAGCAGACCTTTATTGAACTGACCGCCTGCGGCAAGGTGGAGGCAGTCTACAAGCGAACTATGATCATCGGCGCAGGGGAAGCGACAGATATGCTGATCCGGGAGATCTTCAACACCCGGGAAAGCCGGGCGGTCAATGACGCTTCCTATGATCCGGTGTGCATCATTGACGACGATACTGCCAAAATCGGCACGGCAGTGCAAGGGGTGCCGGTGGTTGGCACCACGGACGAGCTTCTGAAGTATACGGAACAGATGCAGATCCAGCAGATTATTTTCTCCATCCCTTCCTGCCTGGACGATGAACGGCAGCGGATCCTGGATATCTGTGCAAAGGCGAACCTGCCGGTGAAGGTAATGCCTTTTATCAGTGAGCTGATCTTTGAAGAAAATACCCTGCTGGGGCAGATGCACGACATTAAGGTGGAGGATCTGCTGGGGCGGGAGCCCATCAAATTTGACAACCAGGATATCCGGGCGTTTATCAGCGGAAAGGTGTGTATGGTCACCGGCGGCGGTGGTTCCATCGGCTCGGAACTGGTGCGGCAGATCGCAAAATATGATCCCAAGCAGATCATTATTGTGGATATTTACGAAAATAATGCCTATGATATTCAGCAGGAGCTGAAAATGGAGTACGGGGACGGCCTGGATCTGGTGACCTTGATTGCCTCTGTCCGGGATTACTTCCGGATGAACCAGATCATGGATCGATACAAGCCGGAGATCGTGTTCCATGCGGCGGCTCACAAGCATGTGCCTCTGATGGAGGTTTCCCCCATGGAGGCTATCAAGAACAACGTGGTGGGTACCTTCAACGTAGCAAGCCTGGCACAGTTCCACAATGTGCAGAAGTTTGTGATGATCTCCACGGACAAGGCGGTGAATCCCACCAACGTGATGGGAGCCTCCAAGCGGTGCTGTGAAATGATCATCCAGTATCTGTCCCAGGAGAAGGACGGGGTGACGGAATTTGTCACCACCCGGTTCGGCAACGTACTGGGTTCCAACGGGTCGGTGATCCCTCTGTTCAAACGGGAGATCGAGCAGGGCAAGCCGGTGACTGTGACCCATCCGGACATTATCCGCTATTTTATGACCATCCCGGAGGCGGTGAGCCTGGTGATGGAGGCGGCAGCCATTGCCCACGGCGGCGAGATCTTCGTGCTGGATATGGGCAAGCCGGTGCGGATCGTGGCACTGGCGGAAAACCTGATCCGCATGTACGGCAAGCAGCCCTATACAGATATCCCCATTGTCTTTACGGGACTGCGACCCGGGGAGAAGATCAAGGAGGAGCTGCTGATGGACGAGGAGGGACTGCAAAAGACCCAAAACAAGCTGATTTTCATTGGCAGACAAATCGAGATCAATGACACCACCTTTATTCAGGCACTGCGGCGGCTGCGGGATGCGGCATTGAAAAATGATGAAGCAACTGCCGTGTGGGCACTGCACGAGATGGTTCCCACCTTTACCACCCCGGAGGAGTTCAACAAAAAGGTGCTTATGATGGCTTGA
- the glmS gene encoding glutamine--fructose-6-phosphate transaminase (isomerizing), with translation MCGIVGFTGSQEAAPILLDGLSKLEYRGYDSAGIAVRNENAEVEIVKAKGKLKVLKEMTNDGKAVKGTCGIGHTRWATHGEPSALNAHPHCSDDENVVAVHNGIIENYQELRDKLLKKGYTFKSQTDTEVAVKLIDYYYKKYLGTPVDALNHALVRIRGSYALAVMFKEYPGEIYAARKDSPMIIGLAEGESYLASDVPAILKYTRNVYYIGNLELARLTKGSVTFYNLDGDEIQKEMKTIDWDTEAAEKGGYEHFMLKEIHEQPKVVRDTIHSVLQNGKISFESVGLTDEEMRNIQQIYIVACGSAYHVGMAAQYVLEELTSLQVRVELASEFRYRTMTLAKNSLAIIISQSGETADSLAALRLCKEKGVKTLGIVNVVGSSIAREADDVFYTLAGPEISVATTKAYSCQLVAAYLLAMQFAKARGEITEERFAALAADIETIPEKIQRILEDKERLQWFASKIVNIKDAFFIGRGIDYAIGMEGSLKLKEISYIHSEAYAAGELKHGPISLIEDGTVVFSVVTQSALYEKTISNMVEVKSRGAKLFGLTTYGNYAMEDTADFTVYIPKIDNLFAGSLSVIPLQLLSYYVSVGKGFDVDKPRNLAKSVTVE, from the coding sequence ATGTGCGGAATTGTAGGATTTACCGGTAGTCAAGAGGCAGCACCCATTCTGTTGGACGGTCTGTCCAAGCTGGAATACAGAGGCTATGACTCTGCGGGCATCGCTGTCCGGAACGAAAATGCCGAGGTGGAGATTGTCAAAGCCAAGGGGAAGCTGAAGGTACTCAAGGAAATGACCAACGACGGCAAGGCAGTCAAGGGTACCTGCGGCATCGGGCATACCCGGTGGGCGACCCATGGAGAGCCTTCCGCTCTCAATGCCCACCCTCATTGCAGCGATGATGAAAACGTTGTCGCAGTACATAACGGCATCATCGAAAACTACCAGGAGCTGCGGGATAAGCTGCTGAAAAAGGGCTATACCTTTAAATCCCAGACGGATACGGAAGTTGCTGTAAAGCTCATCGATTACTACTACAAAAAGTATCTGGGCACGCCGGTGGACGCATTGAACCATGCCCTTGTCAGAATCCGGGGATCCTATGCTCTGGCGGTTATGTTCAAGGAATACCCGGGGGAGATTTATGCAGCCCGGAAGGACAGTCCCATGATTATCGGGCTGGCGGAAGGAGAAAGCTATCTTGCCTCCGATGTGCCGGCAATTCTCAAATACACCCGGAATGTGTACTATATCGGCAATCTGGAGCTTGCCCGGCTCACAAAGGGCAGCGTGACCTTCTACAATCTGGACGGGGACGAGATCCAGAAGGAAATGAAAACCATTGACTGGGATACGGAAGCGGCAGAAAAAGGCGGCTACGAGCATTTCATGCTCAAGGAGATCCACGAGCAGCCCAAGGTGGTGCGAGATACTATCCATTCCGTATTACAGAACGGAAAAATCAGCTTTGAAAGCGTTGGGCTGACCGATGAGGAAATGCGTAATATCCAGCAGATTTATATTGTAGCCTGCGGTTCTGCATACCATGTCGGCATGGCAGCGCAGTATGTGCTGGAGGAGCTGACCAGCTTACAGGTTCGGGTGGAGCTTGCTTCCGAGTTCCGCTACCGGACTATGACCCTGGCAAAGAACAGTCTGGCGATCATCATCAGTCAGTCCGGCGAAACCGCAGACAGCCTGGCGGCACTTCGGCTTTGCAAGGAAAAGGGCGTCAAGACTCTGGGCATTGTCAATGTGGTGGGATCCTCCATTGCCCGAGAGGCGGACGATGTATTCTACACCCTGGCTGGGCCGGAGATCTCCGTTGCCACCACCAAGGCGTACAGCTGCCAGCTGGTTGCAGCATATCTGCTGGCGATGCAGTTCGCCAAGGCAAGAGGAGAGATCACAGAGGAGCGGTTCGCCGCACTGGCCGCAGACATTGAAACCATTCCGGAGAAGATCCAGCGGATTCTGGAGGATAAGGAGCGGCTCCAGTGGTTTGCCTCCAAGATCGTGAACATCAAGGACGCATTCTTCATCGGCAGAGGCATTGATTATGCCATTGGCATGGAGGGCAGTCTGAAGCTGAAGGAGATCAGCTACATCCATTCAGAGGCTTACGCAGCAGGAGAACTGAAGCATGGCCCCATCAGCCTGATCGAGGACGGTACCGTGGTGTTCAGCGTGGTGACCCAGTCAGCGCTGTATGAAAAAACCATCAGCAATATGGTGGAGGTCAAGAGCCGGGGCGCCAAGCTGTTCGGTCTGACCACTTACGGCAATTATGCCATGGAGGATACGGCGGACTTTACGGTTTATATTCCAAAAATCGACAATCTGTTTGCCGGGAGCCTTTCGGTCATTCCCCTGCAGCTATTGTCTTATTATGTGTCTGTTGGCAAGGGCTTTGATGTGGATAAGCCGAGAAATCTGGCAAAGAGCGTAACGGTAGAATAA
- a CDS encoding cation-translocating P-type ATPase yields MEQKAYHLQTPEDALEALGSSPKGLDQKEVQRRLEQYGKNKLTEAAKTPTWKRFLGQLKDPMIIILIAAAVVSALIPLFEGGGVGLSDFADTIIIAVVVLLNAVLGVVQESKAEQAIDALKKMTAAHSKVLRDGKPATVPTEELVPGDVILLEAGDAVPADARILECASMKCEESAMTGESVPVDKSAEGLHGEDGKEISLGDRRNMLYMGSTIVYGRGTAVVTGTGMHTEMGKIAGALNAAQDEKTPLQEKLTQLSRYLTWLVLGICVIVFVASLLRTGDFTNPKTYVDTFIVAVSLAVAAIPEGLATVVTIVLSMGVTKMSKQGAVIRKLSAVETLGCTQIICSDKTGTLTQNKMTVVETREAGSEPLLATAMALCSDAELDDQGEAIGEPTECALVAYANKCGLPKPVLKAEQPRIGELPFDSDRKLMTTVHRTEEGILQYTKGAPDCLLARCSAYFDGTKEVPMTDALRQQILGANKALADKALRVLAAAYRRHAQEPVPGDYTSENLEQSLVFCGLTGMIDPVRPEVKAAIAQCRSAGIRPVMITGDHRDTAVAIGMELGILTDPSQAITGAELNQISDEDFAQRVTEFSVYARVQPEHKVRIVKAWKARGMVTAMTGDGVNDAPSIKIADIGVGMGITGTDVTKNVADMILSDDNFATIVKAAEEGRRIYDNIRRTIRFLLSSNLSEVISILIATLLGFTILKPTHLLWINLITDAFPALALGMEAGEKDIMQRPPRDRKEGIFAGGLGVDVVWQGFVIALLTLAAYLIGDYMERGHFAIENSADGMTMAFLTMSLTEMFHAFNMRRERGSIFAVHRQNWYLFGAMAFSLIATTAVIYIPALKQAFQFESISPAEYLTAVGLAFLIIPIVELVKLFRRLGSK; encoded by the coding sequence ATGGAGCAGAAGGCATATCACTTGCAGACCCCGGAGGATGCTCTGGAGGCGTTGGGCAGCAGTCCCAAGGGGCTGGATCAGAAGGAGGTACAGCGGCGGCTTGAACAATATGGAAAAAACAAGCTGACAGAGGCGGCAAAGACCCCCACCTGGAAGCGGTTTCTGGGACAGTTGAAGGATCCTATGATCATCATTCTCATTGCGGCGGCAGTGGTCTCTGCTTTGATCCCCCTGTTTGAAGGGGGCGGAGTGGGGCTGTCGGACTTTGCGGATACCATTATTATTGCAGTGGTGGTGCTGCTGAACGCAGTTCTGGGCGTGGTGCAGGAATCCAAGGCGGAACAGGCCATTGATGCGCTGAAGAAAATGACCGCTGCGCATTCCAAGGTTCTGCGGGATGGAAAGCCTGCCACCGTGCCCACGGAGGAGCTGGTGCCCGGTGATGTGATCCTGCTGGAGGCTGGAGACGCTGTGCCGGCAGATGCCCGTATCCTGGAATGCGCCTCCATGAAGTGTGAGGAGTCCGCTATGACGGGAGAATCCGTGCCGGTGGATAAATCAGCGGAGGGACTGCATGGAGAGGACGGAAAGGAGATCTCTCTGGGGGATCGTCGGAATATGCTGTATATGGGCAGCACCATTGTATACGGCAGAGGTACCGCAGTGGTCACCGGCACCGGCATGCATACGGAAATGGGCAAGATTGCCGGGGCGCTGAATGCGGCGCAGGACGAAAAGACGCCCTTGCAGGAAAAGCTGACCCAGCTGAGCCGGTATCTGACCTGGCTGGTGCTGGGCATCTGCGTGATTGTGTTTGTGGCATCCCTGCTGCGAACCGGTGACTTTACCAATCCCAAGACCTATGTGGACACCTTCATTGTGGCAGTGAGCCTGGCGGTGGCAGCGATTCCGGAGGGGCTTGCAACGGTGGTTACCATCGTGCTGTCCATGGGTGTGACGAAAATGTCCAAACAGGGTGCGGTGATCCGGAAGCTGTCGGCGGTGGAGACCCTGGGATGCACCCAGATCATCTGTTCCGACAAGACCGGCACCCTGACCCAGAATAAAATGACCGTGGTGGAAACCCGGGAGGCAGGCAGTGAGCCGTTGCTGGCAACCGCCATGGCACTGTGCAGTGATGCAGAGCTGGATGACCAGGGGGAGGCTATTGGAGAGCCTACGGAATGCGCTCTGGTGGCATACGCAAACAAGTGCGGACTGCCCAAGCCTGTACTGAAAGCCGAGCAGCCCCGGATCGGGGAACTGCCCTTTGATTCCGACCGGAAGCTGATGACCACAGTGCATCGGACGGAGGAGGGCATCCTCCAGTACACCAAGGGCGCGCCGGACTGCTTACTGGCACGGTGCAGCGCCTACTTTGACGGCACCAAGGAGGTGCCCATGACGGATGCCCTCCGGCAGCAGATTCTGGGGGCGAACAAGGCACTGGCGGACAAGGCGCTCCGGGTGCTGGCGGCAGCCTACCGGCGGCATGCCCAGGAGCCTGTACCGGGGGATTACACTTCGGAAAATCTGGAGCAGTCCCTGGTATTTTGCGGTCTGACCGGCATGATCGATCCGGTTCGGCCGGAGGTCAAGGCGGCAATTGCCCAGTGTCGTTCTGCCGGCATCCGTCCGGTCATGATCACCGGAGATCACCGGGATACGGCAGTTGCCATCGGCATGGAGCTGGGGATTCTGACGGATCCCTCCCAGGCCATTACCGGAGCGGAACTGAACCAGATCAGCGACGAGGATTTTGCACAGCGTGTCACAGAATTTTCCGTGTATGCCCGGGTACAGCCGGAGCATAAGGTGCGGATCGTGAAGGCATGGAAGGCACGGGGAATGGTAACTGCCATGACCGGAGACGGAGTGAATGATGCACCCTCCATCAAAATTGCGGATATCGGCGTCGGCATGGGCATCACCGGTACGGATGTAACCAAGAACGTGGCGGATATGATCCTCAGCGACGACAACTTTGCCACCATTGTCAAGGCGGCAGAGGAAGGGCGGCGGATCTACGATAATATCCGGCGTACCATCCGGTTCCTGCTGTCCTCCAACCTGTCGGAGGTTATCAGCATCCTGATTGCTACTCTGCTAGGCTTTACCATTCTCAAGCCCACCCACCTGCTATGGATCAATCTGATCACGGACGCCTTTCCGGCACTGGCGCTGGGCATGGAAGCCGGCGAGAAGGACATTATGCAGCGGCCGCCCCGGGATCGGAAGGAGGGCATTTTCGCCGGCGGTCTTGGCGTGGACGTGGTATGGCAGGGCTTTGTGATCGCCTTGCTGACGTTGGCGGCGTACCTGATCGGGGATTATATGGAGCGTGGACATTTTGCCATTGAGAACAGTGCAGATGGCATGACCATGGCATTCCTCACCATGTCTCTGACGGAAATGTTCCATGCCTTCAACATGCGCCGGGAAAGGGGTTCCATCTTCGCTGTGCATAGGCAGAATTGGTACCTGTTTGGCGCCATGGCGTTCTCTCTGATTGCCACCACTGCCGTGATCTACATTCCGGCGTTGAAGCAGGCGTTCCAGTTTGAGTCCATCAGTCCGGCGGAGTATCTGACTGCCGTGGGACTGGCGTTCCTCATCATTCCCATCGTGGAGTTGGTGAAGCTGTTCCGCAGATTGGGCAGCAAGTAA